From the genome of Miscanthus floridulus cultivar M001 chromosome 10, ASM1932011v1, whole genome shotgun sequence, one region includes:
- the LOC136485026 gene encoding CBS domain-containing protein CBSCBSPB5-like, with protein sequence MVGGMSPPRRTLSMGSGGAMGRRAPAAAAVMSDSPKPGLSRSMTMGGERTVKRLRLSRALTVPESTTVLEVCRRMAARRADAALLTDSNALLCGILTDKDIATRVIARELKIDETPVWKVMTRHPIFVLSDTLAVEALQKMVQGKFRHLPVVDNGEVVAMLDIAKCLYDAIARMERASEKGKAAIANVAAGDDKYSIVEALKEQMFSPCLSAIANEDSTVVMVSPGDSVLSATKKMVEVHASSAVVAVGSKPQGILTSRDILMRVIAKNLSADATPVEKVMTHDPECATVDMPILDALRTMQERKFLHLPVMDRDGSIISIIDVIDIAHAAISIVESSGGDGAGSDDAAASMIQRFWDSAMALGPLDDETDTQSQMSEASRSQMMSDVHHDSVGGSVAGFPSSFSFKLQDRRGRMHRFSCEVQSLTPLVTCILRRLGADIDPDRLPQILYEDEDRDKVVLASDDDLAAAVDHARLAGWKGLKLFLDYSGTTGRRKAVASSSGAAMAVGMSSRDAWAAAYSGVAAGAALVTGIGVMAYLRRSS encoded by the exons ATGGTCGGCGGCATGTCACCGCCGCGGCGGACGCTGTCGATGGGGAGCGGCGGCGCCATGGGGCgccgcgcgcccgccgccgccgccgtgatgAGCGACAGCCCCAAGCCCGGGCTGTCCCGATCGAT GACCATGGGCGGCGAGCGCACGGTGAAGCGGCTGAGGCTGTCCCGGGCGCTGACGGTCCCTGAGAGCACCACCGTGCTGGAGGTGTGCCGCCGCATGGCCGCGCGCAGGGCCGACGCCGCGCTGCTCACGGACTCCAACGCGCTGCTCTGCGGCATCCTCACCGACAAG GACATCGCTACGAGGGTGATCGCGCGCGAGCTCAAGATCGACGAGACGCCCGTGTGGAAGGTGATGACGAGGCACCCCATCTTCGTCCTCTCCGACACGCTCGCCGTCGAGGCACTGCAGAAGATGGTCCAAG GCAAGTTCAGGCACCTGCCGGTGGTGGATAACGGCGAGGTGGTGGCCATGCTGGACATCGCCAAGTGCCTCTACGACGCAATTGCCAGGATGGAGAGGGCGTCCGAGAAGGGGAAGGCGGCGATCGCCAACGTGGCGGCTGGTGACGACAAGTACTCCATTGTCGAAGCTCTCAAGGAGCAGATGTTCAGTCCCTGCTTGTCTGCCATTGCCAACGAAGACTCAAC AGTCGTCATGGTGTCACCTGGTGATTCGGTTCTTTCTGCAACCAAGAAGATGGTGGAAGTGCATGCGAGTTCAGCTGTGGTGGCTGTAGGGAGCAAGCCTCAAGGCATCCTGAC TTCAAGGGATATCTTGATGCGTGTGATCGCCAAGAACCTGTCTGCGGATGCGACTCCGGTTGAGAAA GTTATGACTCATGACCCTGAATGTGCCACGGTTGACATGCCTATACTGGACGCCCTACGAACCATGCAAGAGCGTAAGTTCTTGCATCTTCCAGTGATGGACCGAG ACGGCTCAATCATTTCAATTATTGACGTCATCGACATCGCACATGCCGCGATCTCCATC GTGGAGAGCAGTGGTGGCGACGGTGCGGGGAGCGACGACGCGGCAGCCTCCATGATCCAGAGGTTCTGGGACTCCGCCATGGCCTTGGGTCCCCTGGACGACGAGACGGACACCCAGTCCCAGATGAG CGAGGCGTCGAGGTCCCAGATGATGTCTGATGTTCACCACGATTCCGTGGGCGGCAGCGTGGCGGGGTTCCCGTCGTCCTTCTCCTTCAAGCTCCAGGACAGGCGAGGACGGATGCACCGCTTCAGCTGTG AGGTCCAGAGCTTGACGCCGCTGGTGACCTGCATCCTTCGAAGGCTCGGCGCTGACATCGACCCTGACCGCCTACCGCAAATCCTG TACGAAGACGAGGACCGGGACAAGGTGGTGCTGGCGTCTGACGACGACCTCGCGGCGGCGGTGGACCACGCCAGGCTCGCCGGATGGAAG GGTCTGAAGCTGTTCCTGGACTACTCCGGCACCACCGGCCGTAGGAAAGCGGTGGCCTCCTCCAGCGGCGCCGCCATGGCGGTGGGCATGTCCAGCCGGGACGCGTGGGCGGCGGCGTACAGCGGGGTCGCCGCTGGGGCCGCCCTTGTCACTGGGATCGGCGTCATGGCGTATCTGCGAAGATCCTCCTAG
- the LOC136485027 gene encoding uncharacterized protein has product MEADPAPVESIGWRDSGKGVNGRGGSQRSGKMASRLTSSLPSTSSSLSSLPPPISFPTLPPTASLAPATSSPALPPLSSPAPTTLTAATARSRMGAYPKFSISTWKPTSPKSMRRRRPEAISSSWCAHGSRSGAGGEHRAARLRQGRKRTRGQPAQWQDGVQACATAALDFLVTVIAAAADFLPYAASNVLTCSGDFLTCAASTVFTCAANFACAAAATARSGMGGHTPNFFISTGKPTSPKSMVSS; this is encoded by the exons ATGGAGGCAGATCCGGCGCCGGTGGAGAGCATAGGGTGGCGCGACTCCGGCAAAGGAGTAAACGGACGCGGGGGCAGCCAGCGCAGCGGCAAGATGGCGTCCAGGCTTACGTCGTCACTGCCTTCGACTTCCTCGTCACTGTcgtcgctgccgccgccgatTTCCTTCCCAACGCTCCCTCCAACGGCCTCGCTTGCTCCGGCGACTTCCTCACCTGCCCTGCCTCCACTTTCTTCACCTGCGCCGACAACTTTGACCGCGGCCACCGCAAGGAGCAGGATGGGGGCATACCCCAAATTTTCCATCTCAACATGGAAACCAACAAGCCCCAAATCCATG AGGCGCAGAAGGCCAGAAGCCATCTCCTCTTCATGGTGCGCCCATGGAAGCAGATCCGGCGCCGGCGGAGAGCACAGGGCGGCGCGGCTCCGGCAGGGGAGGAAAAGGACGCGGGGGCAGCCAGCGCAGTGGCAAGATGGCGTCCAGGCCTGCGCTACCGCCGCCTTGGACTTCCTCGTCACtgtcatcgccgccgccgccgatttcCTTCCCTACGCCGCCTCCAACGTCCTCACTTGCTCCGGCGACTTCCTCACCTGCGCTGCCTCCACTGTCTTCACCTGCGCTGCCAACTTTGCCTGTGCCGCCGCGGCCACCGCAAGGAGCGGGATGGGGGGGCATACCCCCAATTTTTTCATCTCAACAGGGAAACCAACAAGCCCCAAATCCATGGTAAGCAGTTGA